A genomic stretch from Thermomonospora umbrina includes:
- a CDS encoding ABC transporter permease: MGTPVRVDDDRSLETGPTAAHSVRRTLPLRVEAVRQFRRRRTMVAFAFLVLLPWVLVAAFKIGGDPGPDGVPSLVDVATASALNFALFTLFVSAGFLLVVAVALFCGDTVASEAGWSSLRYLLAAPVPRARLLRQKLIVALGYATLAIVCLPAMALVAGTVAFGWGDVELPTGGTVPVDTALGRMAIIVGYALIAQLVVAALAFFLSVATDSPLGAVGGAVGLVIVSNILDAVTALGAWRDFLPTHWAYSWMDAMQPTVQWTGMAKGTAISLAYSAVLLALAFRHFRAKDVVS, encoded by the coding sequence ATGGGCACACCCGTGCGGGTCGACGACGATCGGTCCCTGGAGACCGGGCCGACCGCCGCCCACTCGGTGCGGCGCACGCTGCCGCTCCGGGTGGAGGCCGTCCGTCAGTTCCGGCGACGCCGGACCATGGTGGCCTTCGCGTTCCTGGTGCTGCTGCCCTGGGTCCTGGTCGCGGCGTTCAAGATCGGCGGCGATCCGGGCCCGGACGGCGTCCCCAGCCTGGTCGACGTGGCCACCGCGAGCGCCCTCAACTTCGCCCTGTTCACCCTGTTCGTCTCGGCGGGCTTCCTCCTCGTGGTCGCGGTGGCGCTCTTCTGCGGCGACACCGTGGCCAGTGAGGCGGGGTGGTCGTCCCTGCGCTACCTGCTGGCCGCGCCCGTGCCCCGGGCCCGGCTCCTCCGCCAGAAGCTCATCGTGGCGCTCGGGTACGCGACCCTGGCGATCGTCTGTCTGCCGGCGATGGCCCTGGTCGCGGGCACCGTGGCCTTCGGCTGGGGCGATGTGGAGCTGCCCACCGGCGGCACCGTCCCGGTGGACACCGCCCTCGGCCGGATGGCGATCATCGTCGGGTACGCGTTGATCGCCCAACTGGTCGTGGCGGCGCTGGCGTTCTTCCTCTCCGTCGCCACCGACTCGCCGCTGGGCGCGGTGGGCGGAGCCGTCGGCCTGGTGATCGTCAGCAACATCCTGGACGCCGTCACCGCTCTGGGGGCCTGGCGCGACTTCCTGCCCACCCACTGGGCCTACTCCTGGATGGACGCCATGCAGCCCACGGTCCAGTGGACGGGGATGGCCAAGGGCACGGCGATCTCCCTCGCCTACTCGGCCGTCCTGCTCGCCCTCGCCTTCCGCCACTTCCGGGCCAAGGACGTCGTCTCCTGA